The following proteins are encoded in a genomic region of Colletotrichum higginsianum IMI 349063 chromosome 9, whole genome shotgun sequence:
- a CDS encoding Hsp90-like protein, which yields MPSTSLPADKKDSSSARRLSLPRRTTSDSKKPPTKEPLLNLPSPRHGLTLDSFKLGGNARVAMSDVSQEQSSQSLTDRSRTQIEPSATKLASSSPLTNAKHSIGASQIDNDVTGGTGGTEEKSKDDKAGTTANTPPALSESQIQLNRYRERLARDLERREMATRGLLATTPEKMRVSPIIEESGNSPRNNAAALATSSSNLTTTSTESGNTIRGGITPGLVAGTPSYPFPRMHTPGYGPGSMSRAFGNMSPTAAAFMSQTMSFEGFGTAQDRVMSGSSTPASALTFLPAGATGQLEGDFPSPNLYDLSLMLTAEPGLDAWWNTVVQIMRDVYKAERVTLAVPADTTDIENVPWGQKATYNEHQEDDLSLGYMARGSSLIPSSAGDVGSEETPASEDPARPRVLSRPSLQTRHSFTTYEDNRECKGNNDRLLPSRRPTQLGRSKSYFPPGQAAEESAEAPGPSLNRSALAEHDAEEQNIPSWEVPLANPNTEGRVLPVLQALDYEADPLIDHSGVMRVLERGKVIALTRSYPYLQNLPDEVPTKSKVTAITTSAEAARRKLKKARIDSSSKLSSILGGGNSSFGSNRSHSSDKPSSMISRLDDDEPRPPTPKYEEYEQAPPSPWSQSPAPSPAVRADPSENPFFTDAMVDEDSFNPGSAPADYTGMRPPEAIGVDNSWTVLHIPLTHVLLSKPVHPFKLDNTALEQKSQFRNRSEPLETSGDEDDAGVSWQRKDKPSPIAILSILSPIIPYPSNLRHSLEYLAPHLATSFSLCRHYTNLETELTGLHRRRPQTAGFGALAADGRPLADPASIGNLSFMSSDDIAAQRSMAGSITSPSDYSGVSKSAAGSPIGTPAWDQSSLHQLIDKRGSATSPAQTAGDSYFNTRQKPISSRAETPSANSQKTRRSSKEDSPVDKRQARLSTSHKPRIQEPSQTPGENEELVERNNTESRVSTPGGAKRVLSHELKNYLDEIAVLEPRLQSVERRGGDHGHHTLLHSYGADFATSFQSLPPSASVVSKPVPHTIPSRTGSLSQGPVDMPPPSDRLKGLILDSLPAHVFVSLPQTGEIVWVNSRYLTYRGQTVADLAADPWGSIHPDDRDEYLKAWSHSLRTGEQFSRTVRIKRFDGAYRWFYARAVASRDKRGVMMQFLGSYMDIHDQHIAELKAARQEEIEASEAKHRLLANLIPQIIFTATEDEGITFANDQWLSYTGQSFEDSLGLGFMDFVHPDDLAKCQIPTDRPPTPMPSKFDRKGHQEASEAILASLASAKAQSQLETNLRGIHQALSRNNSSSSSSVYEMPSADLTALARNGIIKVTTDSNGRLSYTTEVRLRSKGGEYRWHLIRCVEIDNIDFGNGASSYFGSATDINDHKLLEAKLKEAMESKSRFLSNMSHEIRTPLIGISGMVSFLQDTTLNEEQRDYTNTIQTSANSLLMIINDILDLSKVDAGMMKLKYEWFHTRSLIEDVNELVSTMAIAKRLELNYIVEEDVPAWVKGDKVRIRQVLLNVIGNAIKFTAEGEVFSRCRVYKGGKSDNDKKEIMLEFAIIDTGRGFTKEEADLIFKPFSQIDGSSTRQHGGSGLGLVISRQLVELHGGKMEGSAIPGKGSTFTFTAKFALPTNEDHPDAPMSPETLHPPAQSAEGLTVLRPAKALQSPRAASTTSPRADSDHFLSPAPASSGSSVPSVQSSISQATERTSVSSVNVGLVHFSEAARASGQDLSQMKLELPSDESSPHTTPTPETSQQPGKDEDFKPPMYSILIICPQTHSREATAQHIEMTLPKDVPHQITALDSTEKAQRLLGGEDSVNFTHIVLNLPSPEEIIGLMEQITKSTTISNTTILILSDSVQRQAVMRLATDTKYEKLVSENIVTFIYKPVKPSRFAVIFDPDKVRDLSIDRNRSTAQRMVETQKASYQEIGKRMGNKGYKVLLVEDNPVNQKVLQKYLKKVGVDVEVAADGAECTDMVLARSHDYYSLILCDLHMPRKDGYQACREIRQWERDKGLKTLPIIALSANVMSDVQDKCVAAGFSDYVTKPVDFIDLSRAMSKFF from the exons ATGCCAAGCACGAGCCTTCCAGCAGACAAGAAAGATTCGTCCTCTGCGCGTCGGCTTAGCCTTCCAAGACGGACCACGTCCGACTCGAAGAAGCCGCCCACCAAAGAACCGCTGCTCAACCTGCCAAGTCCTCGTCATGGACTGACCCTTGATTCCTTCAAGCTCGGTGGAAATGCGCGAGTCGCGATGTCGGATGTGTCCCAGGAGCAGTCTTCGCAGTCTCTGACTGACCGCTCCAGGACGCAAATCGAACCCTCCGCGACGAAACTTGCGAGTTCCAGTCCACTCACTAATGCGAAGCACAGCATCGGCGCGTCCCAAATCGACAATGACGTTACTGGTGGGACAGGCGGCACggaagaaaaaagcaaaGACGACAAGGCAGGGACCACGGCCAACACGCCGCCGGCTCTCTCCGAATCACAGATACAACTAAATCGATACCGAGAGCGATTGGCACGGGATCTGGAGAGGCGCGAGATGGCGACGAGAGGGCtgttggcgacgacgcccgaAAAGATGCGCGTGTCGCCGATTATAGAGGAGAGTGGCAATTCGCCACGCAAcaatgccgccgccttggcgacatcgtcctccAACCTCACAACGACGTCCACCGAGTCCGGCAACACCATTCGCGGTGGCATAACACCGGGACTCGTCGCTGGAACCCCGTCCTACCCGTTCCCCCGTATGCACACCCCGGGCTACGGTCCCGGCTCAATGAGCAGGGCCTTCGGAAACATGTCCCCGACTGCCGCTGCCTTCATGTCGCAGACCATGTCATTCGAGGGCTTCGGGACTGCCCAGGACAGAGTGATGTccggctcgtcgacgcccgccTCGGCTCTGACCTTTCTTCCCGCCGGAGCCACCGGCCAGTTGGAGGGCGACTTCCCGAGCCCGAACTTGTACGACTTGTCACTAATGCTCACTGCCGAGCCGGGACTGGATGCGTGGTGGAATACTGTAGTCCAGATCATGAGAGACGTGTACAAAGCCGAGAGAGTGACCCTCGCTGTACCTGCTGACACTACCGACATTGAAAACGTGCCTTGGGGTCAGAAGGCCACATATAACGAGCACCAGGAGGATGATCTGAGTCTTGGGTATATGGCCAGGGGCAGCAGTCTGATTCCCAGCAGTGCGGGCGACGTAGGCTCCGAAGAGACGCCCGCGTCTGAAGACCCTGCGCGGCCAAGGGTGCTGTCTCGGCCCAGCTTGCAGACCCGCCATTCGTTCACCACCTACGAAGACAATAGAGAATGCAAGGGGAACAATGACAGGCTCTTACCATCGCGTCGCCCGACGCAACTTGGCAGGAGCAAGAGCTACTTCCCGCCGGGCCAGGCCGCAGAAGAGAGCGCGGAGGCGCCGGGTCCATCACTGAACAGGTCGGCGCTCGCCGAACACGATGCTGAGGAGCAGAATATCCCTAGCTGGGAAGTTCCCCTAGCCAACCCCAACACTGAAGGCAGGGTGCTCCCCGTGCTTCAAGCCCTGGATTACGAAGCCGACCCTCTCATTGATCACAGCGGTGTTATGCGTGTTCTAGAGCGTGGCAAGGTGATCGCACTGACCAGAAGCTACCCGTATTTGCAGAACCTGCCGGATGAGGTGCCAACCAAATCCAAGGTGACGGCCATCACGACGTCAGCGGAggcggcaaggaggaagCTCAAGAAGGCGAGGATCGATTCCAGCTCAAAATTGTCGTCGATTCTCGGTGGCGGAAACTCTTCCTTTGGCTCGAACCGCAGCCACAGCAGCGATAAACCTTCTAGCATGATCTCTcgacttgacgacgatgaacCACGACCGCCGACGCCCAAATACGAAGAGTATGAACAAgctccgccgtcgccgtggtCTCAATCGCCTGCACCGTCCCCGGCAGTGCGCGCAGACCCTTCGGAGAACCCCTTTTTCACCGATGCCATGGTCGACGAGGACTCGTTCAATCCCGGGTCTGCCCCGGCGGACTACACCGGAATGCGACCGCCGGAAGCCATAGGCGTGGACAACTCGTGGACTGTCCTCCACATTCCGCTGACCCACGTGCTTCTCTCGAAGCCCGTCCATCCTTTTAAGCTCGACAACACAGCTCTGGAGCAAAAGTCGCAATTCCGCAATCGGAGCGAGCCACTAGAGACCTCtggagacgaggacgatgcgGGGGTCTCCTGGCAACGTAAAGACAAACCGTCGCCTATTGCTATCCTTTCGATACTCAGTCCCATCATCCCATATCCCTCGAACCTTCGTCATTCGTTGGAGTACCTGGCCCCGCACCTGGCAACCTCCTTCTCCCTATGCCGTCATTACACCAACTTGGAGACAGAGCTCACTGGCCTCCACCGCCGTAGGCCTCAGACCGCCGGGTTTGGTGCgcttgccgccgacgggcgcCCCTTGGCGGACCCTGCCAGCATCGGCAACCTAAGCTTTATGTCCTCGGACGATATCGCTGCCCAACGCTCGATGGCGGGTAGCATTACTAGCCCCAGCGACTACTCGGGCGTTTCCAAGAGCGCCGCTGGCTCCCCAATTGGCACGCCCGCCTGGGACCAGAGTTCTCTACACCAGCTCATCGACAAGCGGGGTTCTGCAACTAGTCCTGCACAGACCGCGGGTGATAGCTACTTCAACACTAGACAGAAACCGATATCGTCGAGGGCGGAAACGCCGTCGGCAAACTCTcagaagacgaggagaagTTCCAAGGAGGACTCGCCCGTCGACAAGCGCCAAGCTCGACTCTCCACCTCGCACAAGCCACGTATTCAGGAACCTTCCCAGACCCCTGGAGAGAACGAAGAATTGGTGGAGAGGAACAACACTGAGAGCCGGGTTTCGACGCCAGGGGGCGCCAAGCGCGTGCTTTCTCACGAACTAAAGAACTACCTGGACGAGATCGCCGTTTTAGAACCCCGGCTACAGTCTGTCGAACGCAGGGGTGGAGACCACGGCCATCACACGCTATTGCACTCGTACGGTGCTGATTTTGCGACCAGCTTCCAGTCGTTGCCGCCCAGCGCGAGCGTGGTCAGCAAGCCCGTGCCCCATACCATACCGTCTAGGACGGGTTCGCTGTCACAAGGCCCGGTGGACATGCCACCGCCATCGGACCGGTTAAAGGGGCTCATCCTTGACTCCCTTCCCGCCCATGTTTTTGTCTCGCTGCCACAGACCGGCGAGATTGTCTGGGTGAACAGCCGCTACCTGACGTATCGCGGCCAGACGGTCGCTGACTTGGCTGCGGATCCCTGGGGGAGTATTCACCCAGATGACAGAGACGAGTACCTCAAGGCGTGGAGTCACTCGTTGCGGACCGGCGAGCAGTTTTCGAGGACAGTCCGTATCAAGCGGTTCGATGGAGCGTACCGGTGGTTTTATGCGCGCGCAGTTGCGTCCCGCGATAAACGGGGTGTCATGATGCAGTTCCTCGGTTCATACATGGATATCCATGACCAGCATATTGCGGAGCTCAAGGCTGCGCGGCAGGAGGAGATTGAAGCCTCAGAAGCGAAGCACAGACTACTGGCCAATCTCATCCCACAAATCATATTCACTGCCACTGAAGACGAAGGTATTACTTTCGCCAACGATCAATGGCTGTCGTACACCGGACAGAGTTTTGAAGACTCTTTGGGTCTGGGATTCATGGACTTCGTACACCCCGACGATCTGGCCAAGTGTCAAATACCAACGGACAGACCGCCAACCCCGATGCCCTCCAAGTTCGACCGCAAGGGTCATCAAGAGGCGTCCGAGGCAATACTGGCCAGTCTCGCATCAGCCAAAGCGCAGAGCCAGCTAGAGACGAACCTGAGGGGCATACACCAAGCACTATCTCGGAATAACAGCTCCAGTAGCAGTTCGGTCTACGAAATGCCTAGCGCCGATCTCACGGCCCTGGCAAGGAACGGCATCATCAAGGTGACGACTGACAGCAACGGCAGGCTGTCGTACACGACGGAGGTACGCTTGCGGTCCAAGGGCGGCGAGTACAGGTGGCACTTGATCCGGTGTGTCGAGATTGACAACATCGACTTTGGGAACGGGGCCAGCTCTTACTTTGGCTCGGCCACAGACATCAACGACCATAAACTGCTCGAAGCGAAGCTCAAGGAAGCCATGGAGTCCAAGAGCAGGTTCCTTAGCAACATGTCGCACGAGATCCGAACGCCACTCATCGGCATCTCAGGCATGGTCAGCTTCCTGCAAGACACGACCCTGAACGAGGAGCAGCGCGACtacaccaacaccatccagACAAGCGCCAACAGCCTGCTCATGATCATCAacgacatcctcgacctGTCCAAAGTGGATGCCGGCATGATGAAGCTGAAGTACGAGTGGTTCCACACACGCTCCCTCATCGAGGATGTCAACGAATTGGTGTCCACCATGGCCATCgccaagaggctggagctgaACTACATTGTCGAAGAGGACGTGCCGGCGTGGGTCAAGGGCGACAAGGTCCGCATCCGCCAGGTCCTACTCAACGTCATCGGCAACGCCATCAAGTTCACagccgagggcgaggtgtTTAGCCGGTGCAGGGTCTACAAAGGTGGCAAGTCGGACAACGACAAGAAGGAGATCATGCTCGAGTTTGCCATTATCGACACGGGTCGTGGGTTCACCAAAGAGGAGGCGGATCTCATCTTCAAGCCGTTCAGCCAAATCGACGGTAGCAGCACGAGACAGCACGGAGGCAgtggtctcggcctcgttaTCTCGAGGCAGTTAGTGGAGCTCCACGGCGGCAAGATGGAGGGCAGTGCGATCCCCGGCAAGGGCTCGACGTTTACCTTCACCGCCAAGTTCGCTCTGCCGACGAACGAGGACCATCCCGATGCGCCTATGAGCCCGGAGACACTCCACCCCCCCGCCCAGTCAGCTGAAGGGTTGACTGTCCTCCGTCCCGCGAAGGCGCTACAGTCGCCCAGGGCCGCATCAACAACCAGCCCGCGAGCCGATTCTGATCATTTCTTgtcgccggctccggcttcTAGCGGAAGCTCGGTCCCTTCGGTGCAGTCTAGTATCTCCCAGGCCACGGAGCGCACATCTGTGTCGTCTGTCAACGTCGGCCTTGTCCACTTTAGTGAGGCTGCCCGCGCGAGTGGGCAAGACCTGTCACAGATGAAGCTGGAGTTGCCCTCTGACGAGTCCTCGCCCCATACGACGCCGACACCGGAGACCTCTCAGCAGCCCGGCAAGGATGAAGACTTCAAGCCGCCCATGTACTCGATCCTCATCATCTGCCCCCAGACTCACAGCCGCGAAGCGACCGCGCAGCATATCGAGATGACGCTGCCCAAGGACGTACCGCACCAGATCACCGCCCTGGACTCGACTGAAAAAGCTCAGAGGCTGCTGGGAGGTGAAGACTCGGTCAACTTCACGCACATCGTCCTCAATCTGCCATCTCCCGAGGAGATCATTGGCCTAATGGAACAAATCACCAAGTCGACAACAATCAGCAACACAACGATACTCATCCTGTCCGACTCGGTCCAGCGGCAGGCCGTGATGAGACTGGCGACTGACACAAAGTACGAGAAGCTCGTGTCGGAGAATATTGTGACATTCATCTACAAGCCGGTCAAGCCATCGCGATTCGCTGTCATTTTCGACCCCGACAAGGTGCGCGACCTTAGCATCGACCGCAACCGCTCTACCGCGCAACGAATGGTTGAGACACAGAAGGCGAGCTACCAGGAGATTGGCAAGCGCATGGGCAACAAGGGATACAAGGTGTTGTTGGTTGAGGACAACCCTGTCAACCAGAAGGTTCTGCAAAAGTATCTGAAGAAGGTTGGTGTGGACGTCGAGGTTGCcgcggacggcgccgagTGCACCGACATGGTGCTTGCCCGCTCCCACGATTACTACTCCTTGATACTG TGCGATCTGCACATGCCGCGCAAGGATGGCTATCAGGCCTGTCGGGAGATCCGACAATGGGAGAGGGACAAGGGGCTCAAGACGTTGCCCATCATCGCGCTCTCTGCCAACGTCATGTCCGATGTCCAGGACAAGTGCGTCGCGGCCGGGTTCAGCGATTACGTTACCAAGCCTGTCGACTTCATCGACCTCAGCAGAGCGATGTCCAAATTCTTCTGA
- a CDS encoding T-complex protein 1 subunit gamma → MLSLSRDPSDIKTETRTGYELTKMTGFRTDMTVKEKLFLGLGHMFRKALDFNAQVQQNPDHLTSLSRNEIMARGGIHLTDRVLGFPYALQQEGLAREVETRNRMYGLSAMDTTLEIGDEPKYDPFKERRRLREHFLARNPFVKGAHARLATVLRSHNKKVHTIPGLVTRRQAGQIMNIEWRQDYGGMAMNMSFSAFQGRSMEANGYRRRKIRCLHFLRVNDKDRASLGPQLDTATAKDYGVNYSTEMFLQNGVDGNLSMVELDITDVTGRKRRWVCIEITKPLVQAHGPVPSELVPMPRSYLKIAAPSDKTSVMTTTEDFDARRKPSQSPHLGNFEKLTIRGPVRTDNANKVRLRMCRDGVPIFATGSKRGISDASRIDDFLSANNVIGLPWKETDRRVSNNTKNMRKHEFWERYHSAAETDKAQWMSLQDAMAKDNCVVDMTFEGEWDEVSSRVHEPRVTWTPEVPPQTGLSLFVPPFRPQGRVNGSSRRTGSSGLRNELQL, encoded by the exons ATGCTGTCCCTTAGCCGAGACCCGTCAGATATCAAGACCGAAACTCGTACTGGCTACGAACTCACGAAAATGACGGGTTTCCGAACCGACATGACCGTAAAGGAGAAGCTTTTTCTAGGGCTCGGCCACATGTTCCGCAAGGCGCTCGATTTCAATGCTCAGGTTCAACAAAACCCAGACCATCTGACATCGTTGTCTCGGAACGAGATCATGGCACGAGGTGGAATTCACCTGACCGATCGGGTCCTTGGCTTTCCATACGCTTTACAACAGGAAGGCCTTGCTCGTGAAGTGGAAACCAGAAACAGGATGTACGGGCTCTCCGCTATGGACACTACACTGGAGATAGGAGATGAGCCAAAGTACGACCCCTTCAAAGAGAGAAGACGACTTAGGGAGCACTTCTTGGCCAGGAATCCATTCGT CAAAGGTGCGCATGCGAGACTGGCGACAGTGCTACGGTCACATAACAAGAAGGTTCACACGATTCCTGGCCTCGTGACCCGACGACAAGCCGGCCAGATCATGAACATTGAATGGCGACAGGACTATGGTGGTATGGCAATGAACATGAGCTTCAGCGCATTTCAGGGCAGATCGATGGAGGCCAACGGGTATCGGAGGCGCAAAATACGGTGCCTGCACTTCCTGAGAGTAAATGACAAGGACCGGGCCTCTCTCGGGCCGCAGCTGGACACCGCCACAGCTAAAGACTACGGGGTTAATTACAGCACGGAGATGTTCTTACAGAATGGCGTGGATGGCAACCTATCCATGGTCGAGCTGGATAT CACCGACGTCACCGGGAGAAAGCGCAGATGGGTGTGTATCGAGATAACTAAGCCTCTGGTCCAGGCCCACGGCCCAGTTCCTTCTGAGCTTGTACCGATGCCGCGTTCCTACCTCAAGATTGCCGCGCCGTCCGACAAGACGTCGGTGATGACGACCACGGAAGACTTTGATGCACGGCGGAAGCCGAGCCAGTCACCGCATCTGGGAAACTTTGAGAAACTCACGATTCGAGGCCCTGTGCGAACGGACAACGCAAACAAAGTGAGGCTGAGAATGTGCCGCGACGGCGTTCCGATTTTCGCGACTGGATCGAAAAGGGGCATATCCGACGCCAGTCGGATCGACGACTTCCTCTCCGCGAATAACGTCATCGGCCTGCCCTGGAAGGAGACTGACCGCCGAGTGAGCAACAATACCAAGAACATGCGGAAGCACGAGTTCTGGGAGCGATATCATTCGGCAGCGGAAACTGACAAGGCGCAGTGGATGTCACTCCAGGACGCCATGGCCAAAGACAACTGCGTCGTGGACATGACATTTGAGGGGGAGTGGGATGAGGTTAGTTCACGCGTGCATGAACCGCGAGTTACATGGACGCCCGAGGTGCCGCCGCAGACAGGACTATCTCTGTTCGTGCCTCCGTTCCGGCCGCAAGGACGCGTTAATGGCAGCAGTCGTCGTACTGGAAGTTCCGGGCTGCGCAATGAATTGCAGTTGTAG
- a CDS encoding T-complex protein 1 subunit gamma, producing MQAPVVVMNTQSGERQTGRKAQLSNIAAAKTVADIIRSCLGPKAMLKMLLDPMGGIVLTNDGHAILREIEVSHPAAKSMIELSRTQDEEVGDGTTTVIILAGEMLAQSLPQLERNIHPVQIIAAFRRALKDALEIVDDISLPIDVNDDKAMRGLISSSIGTKFVSRWSDLMCDLALRAVRTVTWEAGNGKTEVDIKRYARVEKVPGGEIEDSRVLDGVMLNKDITHPKMRRRIENPRIVLLDCPLEYKKGESQTNIEISKEEDWNRILQIEEEQVKSMCETILALKPDLVITEKGVSDLAQHYFMKANVTALRRVRKTDNNRIARATGATIVNRVDDLQDSDVGTLCGLFEIEKIGDEYFTFLTKCKNPKACTVLLRGPSKDVLNEIERNLQDAMGVARNVMFNPRLSPGGGATEMAVSVRLSQLAKGVEGVQQWPYKAVADALEVIPRTLVQNAGASPVRVLTDLRAKHAEGKHSWGINGDSGVVADMKEYGVWEPEAIKLQSIKTAIESACLLLRVDDICSARKAAQMGNGLHGGDE from the exons ATGCAGGCTCCTGTAGTGGTCATGA ACACCCAAAGCGGTGAACGGCAGACGGGTCGCAAGGCCCAGCTGTCCAACATCGCGGCAGCCAAGAC TGTCGCCGACATTATTCGATCATGCCTTGGCCCCAAGGCCATGTTGAAGATGCTCTTGGACCCCATGGGCGGTATCGTTCTGACCAATGACGGCCACGCCATCCTCAGAGAGATCGAGGTCTCGCACCCCGCAGCAAAGAGCATGATCGAGCTCTCCCGGACACAAGATGAGGAGGTCGGTGATGGCACAACGACGGTCATCATCCTGG CTGGTGAGATGCTCGCGCAGTCTCTGCCCCAGCTGGAGCGCAACATCCACCCCGTCCAGATTATCGCTGCATTCCGCCGGGCGCTCAAGGATgccctcgagatcgtcgacgacatctcCCTTCCTATCGacgtcaacgacgacaaggctATGCGCGGCTTGATCTCCTCTTCCATCGGCACCAAGTTCGTCTCGAGATGGTCCGACTTGATGTGCGATCTGGCTCTCCGCGCAGTCCGCACCGTCACCTGGGAGGCCGGCAACGGAAAGACCGAGGTTGACATCAAACGGTACGCGCGTGTGGAGAAGGTACCCGGTGGCGAGATCGAGGACAGCAGGGTGCTGGACGGTGTCATGCTCAACAAGGACATCACCCACCCTAAGATGCGCCGGAGAATAGAGAACCCCAGAATCGTTCTGCTCGACTGCCCCCTCGAGTACAAGAAGGGCGAGTCGCAAACCAACATTGAGATTtccaaggaggaggactgGAACCGTATCCTGcagatcgaggaggagcaggtcAAGTCTATGTGCGAGACTATCCTGGCTCTGAAGCCGGACCTGGTCATCACCGAAAAGGGCGTCTCAG ACCTCGCCCAGCACTACTTCATGAAGGCCAATGTCACAGCCCTCCGCCGAGTCCGCAAGACGGACAACAACAGAATAGCGAGAGCGACGGGTGCTACCATTGTCAACCGTGTTGACGATCTTCAGGACTCTGACGTCGGCACGCTCTGCGGGCTGTTCGAGATTGAGAAGATTGGCGATGAGTACTTTACCTTCCTCACCAAGTGCAAGAACCCCAAGGCCTGCACAGTCCTTCTCCGCGGGCCGTCCAAGGATGTGCTCAACGAGATCGAGCGCAACTTGCAGGACGCCATGGGCGTTGCCCGCAATGTTATGTTCAACCCCAGACTGTCTCCCGGTGGAGGTGCCACTGAGATGGCCGTCTCCGTGCGGTTGAGCCAGCTcgccaagggcgtcgagggtgtCCAGCAGTGGCCGTAcaaggccgtggccgacgcGCTCGAGGTTATCCCCCGTACTCTCGTCCAGAACGCCGGTGCCAGCCCTGTCAGAGTGCTGACGGACCTCCGTGCCAAACATGCCGAGGGCAAGCATTCTTGGGGTATCAACGGTGACTCCGGCGTTGTTGCGGACATGAAGGAATATGGCGTCTGGGAGCCCGAAGCCATCAAGTTGCAGAGCATCAAGACGGCCATTGAG TCCGCCTGTTTGCTCCTCAGAGTAGACGACATTTGCAGCGCGAGAAAGGCGGCGCAAATGGGCAACGGCCtccacggcggcgacgaaTAA
- a CDS encoding Duf1168 domain protein — translation MSGEGPESIPTSADPRSRRPTKKRALTPVTEHAKHLESLFSKPDQEIRLPPAPGAVAKRAVAAPPEIVTNVQGSSAGAGSGEFHVYKASRRREYDRLRAMDEEVKQEKANEEFERQKAERAARDEERTRKNREKREKKKQKGKRGPAATGAGGAAPIVKVTAPTVKADDAKDANGGSKGAGTATPGAASSAGLVIHDDD, via the coding sequence ATGTCCGGAGAGGGCCCCGAATCGATCCCCACCTCGGCCGACCCGCGCTCGCGTCGCCCGACAAAGAAGCGCGCCCTGACGCCTGTCACCGAGCATGCCAAACACCTCGAGTCCCTCTTCTCTAAGCCCGACCAGGAGATCCGcctcccgcccgcccccgGAGCCGTCGCcaagcgcgccgtcgccgcgccgcccgagaTCGTCACCAACGTTCAGGGCTCCAGCGCCGGCGCGGGCTCCGGCGAGTTCCACGTCTACAAggccagccgccgccgcgagtACGACCGCCTGCGCgccatggacgaggaggtcaagcAAGAAAAGGCGAACGAAGAATTCGAGCGTCAAAAGGCCgagcgcgccgcccgcgacgaggagcgcACGAGGAAGAACCGtgagaagagggaaaagaagaagcaaaaagggaaaagggggccGGCCGCAACGGGGGCTGGCGGTGCTGCCCCTATCGTCAAggtgacggcgccgacagtcaaggccgacgacgccaaggacGCGAATGGAGGAAGCAAAGGCGCAGGCACCGCGACACCAGGGGCTGCTTCGTCTGCCGGGCTCGTCATCCACGATGATGATTGA